The following proteins come from a genomic window of Micromonospora echinofusca:
- a CDS encoding LppU/SCO3897 family protein: MSEQVAPPPAPDAAQPPSAVQAPPPAEPQAEKSGSKKLLGIVGAIVVFLVVAGLKFGIGSAIGNFFNKDETAEAKAGDCIAELPEVTGTEEEKVDGAKVVECTSTDAVYNVVGRVDGQTQAQARSPEACGQYIKEGQEGYVYYSIEPGKTGYLLCLTKKA; encoded by the coding sequence GTGTCAGAGCAGGTCGCACCGCCCCCCGCGCCGGACGCCGCCCAGCCCCCGTCGGCCGTCCAGGCGCCGCCCCCGGCGGAGCCCCAGGCCGAGAAGTCCGGTTCCAAGAAGCTGCTCGGCATCGTGGGCGCGATCGTCGTGTTCCTGGTCGTCGCCGGCCTCAAGTTCGGCATTGGCTCGGCCATCGGCAACTTCTTCAACAAGGACGAGACCGCCGAGGCCAAGGCCGGCGACTGCATCGCAGAGCTGCCCGAGGTGACCGGCACCGAGGAGGAGAAGGTCGACGGCGCGAAGGTCGTCGAGTGCACCTCCACCGACGCCGTCTACAACGTGGTCGGCCGCGTCGACGGGCAGACCCAGGCGCAGGCCCGCTCTCCGGAGGCGTGCGGGCAGTACATCAAGGAGGGCCAGGAGGGCTACGTCTACTACAGCATCGAGCCGGGCAAGACCGGCTACCTGCTGTGCCTGACGAAGAAGGCCTGA
- a CDS encoding PadR family transcriptional regulator — MDTTQLLKGVLDLAVLAVLREEDGYGYDILRRLRDAGLEEVGDASVYGTLRRLYAAGLLTTYVVPSESGPHRKYYSLNAAGRDQLTRSGKLWRSFATTMDALLDDRGMAA, encoded by the coding sequence GTGGACACCACACAACTGCTGAAGGGCGTGCTGGATCTCGCCGTCCTCGCCGTGCTCCGGGAGGAGGACGGCTACGGCTACGACATCCTGCGCCGGCTGCGCGACGCCGGGCTGGAGGAGGTCGGCGACGCCTCGGTCTACGGCACGCTGCGTCGGCTCTACGCCGCCGGCCTGCTGACCACCTACGTCGTGCCGAGCGAATCCGGCCCGCACCGCAAGTACTACTCCCTCAACGCCGCCGGCCGGGACCAGCTCACCCGGTCCGGCAAGCTCTGGCGCTCGTTCGCCACCACCATGGACGCACTGCTCGACGATCGGGGGATGGCGGCATGA
- a CDS encoding Bax inhibitor-1/YccA family protein: MKTSNPVLARLGQAAERERSAGYAPTGPYGQPGYPQQYPTEAGYPAAPPTVNTMSIDDVVVKTVTLLGILGISAAAAWVLVPDALLGAAWIGAAVVGLVLGLVISFSRMANPALVVAYAVVEGVFVGMVSKFFESLYDGIVVQAVTATFGVFFVMAILYKAKVIRATPKFVKGMIAVMAGLFAVMLINLVFALFGVNTGLRDGSPLAIGFSLVCIVVAALSFVLSFKEVEDGVRMGLPQRYSWVAAFGILVSLVWLYIEILRLLSYFQGDD; this comes from the coding sequence GTGAAGACTTCGAACCCGGTGCTCGCCCGGCTCGGCCAGGCGGCCGAGCGGGAGCGCTCCGCCGGGTACGCCCCGACCGGGCCGTACGGACAGCCCGGCTATCCACAGCAGTACCCGACGGAGGCCGGCTACCCGGCGGCCCCGCCGACCGTCAACACCATGTCGATCGACGACGTGGTGGTCAAGACCGTCACGCTCCTGGGCATCCTCGGCATCTCCGCCGCGGCCGCGTGGGTGCTGGTGCCGGACGCCCTGCTCGGCGCGGCCTGGATCGGCGCGGCGGTGGTCGGCCTGGTCCTGGGTCTGGTCATCTCGTTCTCCCGGATGGCGAACCCGGCGCTGGTCGTCGCGTACGCCGTCGTCGAGGGCGTCTTCGTCGGCATGGTCAGCAAGTTCTTCGAGTCGCTCTACGACGGCATCGTGGTCCAGGCGGTGACCGCCACGTTCGGTGTCTTCTTCGTGATGGCCATCCTCTACAAGGCGAAGGTCATCCGGGCGACCCCGAAGTTCGTCAAGGGCATGATCGCCGTGATGGCGGGTCTCTTCGCCGTCATGCTGATCAACCTCGTGTTCGCGCTCTTCGGCGTCAACACCGGGCTGCGCGACGGCAGCCCGCTGGCGATCGGCTTCAGCCTGGTCTGCATCGTCGTCGCCGCGCTGAGCTTCGTGCTCAGCTTCAAGGAGGTCGAGGACGGCGTCCGGATGGGGCTGCCCCAGCGCTACTCCTGGGTCGCCGCCTTCGGCATCCTGGTCAGCCTGGTCTGGCTCTACATCGAGATCCTGCGCCTGCTGAGCTACTTCCAGGGCGACGACTGA
- a CDS encoding AAA family ATPase has protein sequence MNDVDRSMPAAEVGHLARSVLEAVGQVVVGKRDALELVLAGILAGGHVLLEDLPGLGKTLTARSFAQALGLDFRRLQFTPDLLPADVTGSFLYDQRSGDFAFRAGPVFTNLLLADEINRTPPKTQSALLEAMQEKQVSVEGVTYKLDEPFHVLATANPIEYEGTYPLPEAQLDRFLLRVSFGYPEADEEWEVLRRRMARRREEAEIKPVVDAETLRAMQAALEDVVVEDSVGRYIVALTAATREHPSVLVGASPRGSLALLLLARVRAVMAGRDYVVPEDVKEVAAPALAHRITLRPEMWLRRVDPSFVVGEVLEATPAPASGALPSYAAGHGR, from the coding sequence ATGAACGACGTGGACCGCAGCATGCCCGCCGCCGAGGTCGGCCACCTCGCCCGGTCGGTGCTCGAGGCGGTCGGTCAGGTCGTGGTCGGCAAGCGGGACGCGCTGGAGCTGGTCCTCGCCGGGATCCTGGCCGGCGGGCACGTGCTGCTGGAGGACCTGCCGGGCCTCGGCAAGACGCTGACCGCGCGGTCCTTCGCGCAGGCGCTCGGGCTGGACTTCCGCCGGCTCCAGTTCACCCCCGACCTGCTGCCGGCCGACGTGACCGGCTCGTTCCTCTACGACCAGCGCAGCGGCGACTTCGCGTTCCGGGCCGGCCCGGTCTTCACCAACCTGCTGCTCGCCGACGAGATCAACCGGACCCCGCCGAAGACCCAGTCGGCCCTGCTGGAGGCGATGCAGGAGAAGCAGGTCTCGGTGGAGGGCGTGACGTACAAGCTGGACGAGCCGTTCCACGTGCTGGCCACCGCCAACCCCATCGAGTACGAGGGCACCTACCCGCTGCCCGAGGCGCAACTCGACCGGTTCCTGCTCCGGGTCTCCTTCGGCTACCCGGAGGCCGACGAGGAGTGGGAGGTGCTGCGCCGGCGGATGGCCCGCCGCCGCGAGGAGGCCGAGATCAAGCCGGTGGTCGACGCGGAGACCCTGCGCGCCATGCAGGCCGCGCTGGAGGACGTGGTGGTGGAGGACTCCGTCGGCCGCTACATCGTCGCCCTGACCGCCGCCACCCGCGAGCACCCGTCGGTGCTGGTCGGCGCGTCGCCGCGCGGCTCGCTGGCGCTGCTGCTGCTGGCGCGCGTACGGGCCGTGATGGCCGGGCGCGACTACGTGGTGCCGGAGGACGTCAAGGAGGTCGCCGCCCCCGCCCTCGCCCATCGGATCACGCTGCGCCCCGAGATGTGGCTGCGCCGCGTCGATCCGTCCTTCGTGGTCGGTGAGGTGCTGGAGGCGACCCCGGCGCCCGCCAGCGGTGCGCTGCCCAGCTACGCCGCAGGCCACGGGCGCTGA
- a CDS encoding uracil-DNA glycosylase, translated as MVARAARATDLADLDAAVSDCFACPRLVRWREEVARVRRAAFRDQEYWGRPVPGLGVAGARIAILGLAPAAHGGNRTGRIFTGDRSGDVLFAALHRAGLANQPTSVAADDGLTLRDLRIFSAVRCAPPDNKPTPEERDTCAPWLHREVTLIRPTLRVVVALGAFAWASWWPVLRQVYGLRPPSPRPAFGHGAHWSGTGAPELLGCYHVSQQNTFTGRLTPGMLDDVFARAKALAGVD; from the coding sequence GTGGTCGCCCGCGCCGCGCGGGCGACCGACCTGGCTGACCTCGACGCCGCCGTCAGTGACTGCTTCGCCTGCCCGCGGCTGGTGCGGTGGCGGGAGGAGGTGGCCCGGGTCCGCCGGGCGGCCTTCCGCGACCAGGAGTACTGGGGGCGGCCGGTGCCCGGTCTCGGCGTCGCCGGCGCGCGCATCGCCATCCTCGGCCTGGCGCCCGCCGCGCACGGCGGCAACCGCACCGGCCGGATCTTCACCGGCGACCGCTCCGGCGACGTGCTGTTCGCCGCGCTGCACCGGGCCGGGCTGGCCAACCAGCCGACCAGTGTCGCCGCCGACGACGGCCTGACCCTGCGGGACCTGCGGATCTTCTCCGCCGTGCGCTGCGCGCCGCCGGACAACAAGCCCACCCCCGAGGAGCGGGACACGTGCGCGCCGTGGCTACACCGCGAGGTGACGCTGATCCGGCCCACCCTGCGCGTCGTGGTCGCGCTGGGCGCGTTCGCGTGGGCCTCGTGGTGGCCGGTACTGCGCCAGGTGTACGGTCTGCGACCGCCCAGCCCGCGACCGGCGTTCGGCCATGGGGCACACTGGTCCGGCACGGGCGCACCGGAACTGCTCGGCTGCTACCACGTCAGCCAGCAGAACACCTTCACCGGGCGGCTGACACCAGGGATGCTGGACGACGTGTTCGCCCGGGCGAAGGCACTGGCCGGGGTGGACTGA
- a CDS encoding SGNH/GDSL hydrolase family protein: MSERFIPSGLANRLGRAATLSLIAGTVGGAAVLAGQAFAARHRRYAQPELALALRATVGRADAPPLRLVLLGDSSALGVGVGRLDETIGGQLANLLAEGPNGRRVHLSSVGVSGSRSTDLATQVARALLGERPDVAVILIGANDATTLRRPVEAAAYLGAAVHRLREARVEVVVGTCPDLGAVRAIAPPLRNVVGWSGRRVARAQTAAVLDAGGTVVDLATETGAVFRADAGTLCHDGYHPSADGYRVWAHALLPAVAAAAAVASRH, encoded by the coding sequence ATGAGCGAGCGCTTCATCCCCTCGGGGCTCGCCAACCGACTGGGCCGGGCGGCGACGCTCAGCCTCATCGCCGGCACGGTCGGCGGCGCCGCCGTCCTGGCCGGGCAGGCCTTCGCCGCCCGGCACCGCCGGTACGCCCAGCCGGAGCTGGCGCTCGCCCTGCGCGCCACGGTCGGGCGCGCCGACGCGCCGCCGCTGCGGCTGGTGCTGCTCGGCGACTCGTCCGCCCTCGGCGTCGGGGTCGGCCGCCTCGACGAGACCATCGGCGGGCAGCTGGCCAACCTGCTCGCCGAGGGCCCGAACGGCCGCCGGGTGCACCTGTCCAGCGTCGGCGTCTCCGGCTCCCGCTCGACGGACCTGGCCACCCAGGTGGCCCGGGCGCTGCTCGGTGAGCGTCCCGACGTGGCGGTGATCCTGATCGGGGCCAACGACGCCACCACCCTGCGTCGCCCGGTGGAGGCCGCCGCCTACCTCGGGGCGGCCGTGCACCGGCTGCGCGAGGCCCGGGTCGAGGTCGTCGTCGGCACGTGCCCCGACCTGGGCGCCGTACGCGCGATCGCCCCGCCGCTGCGCAACGTGGTCGGCTGGTCGGGGCGGCGGGTGGCCCGCGCCCAGACGGCGGCGGTGCTCGACGCCGGCGGCACCGTCGTCGACCTGGCCACCGAGACCGGGGCGGTGTTCCGGGCCGACGCCGGCACGCTGTGCCACGACGGCTACCACCCCTCCGCCGACGGCTACCGGGTCTGGGCGCACGCCCTGCTCCCGGCCGTCGCCGCCGCCGCGGCGGTCGCCTCCCGGCACTGA
- a CDS encoding HAAS signaling domain-containing protein, whose translation MTVMEQEIADYAARVRAALADLAPAHRDELTEDLPEHLAEVAAEAGGSLVDRLGEPEAYAAELRAAAGVAVAGTGGRRLDRRLGVAVDRFRARAHRWDVQLGPPLGYGTASEFLRLLRPAWWVLRGYLAAMLVTVVTTGDSFGVLPELNGSTLAGLVLLAGAVLASIWLGHHTPGLTRPKRRLLHTGTAVLVIFGMVGLADMNGRVGSGDFGYEQTSIDGRYDHVRDVFVYDSEGRLVENVRLFDQNGDPIRLGYPDCPAVRDPNGLGNPLLSTYPYCPQQAPFVPRAPVGPLPSTGVPPVPAPTASGDPTEPTSTPSGAPSTAPAPTQASTGTPSPGRT comes from the coding sequence ATGACCGTCATGGAGCAGGAAATCGCGGACTACGCCGCCCGGGTCCGGGCCGCGCTGGCCGACCTGGCGCCGGCACACCGCGACGAGTTGACCGAGGACCTGCCGGAGCACCTCGCCGAGGTCGCCGCCGAGGCCGGCGGCTCGCTGGTCGACCGGCTCGGCGAACCCGAGGCGTACGCGGCCGAGCTGCGCGCCGCCGCCGGGGTCGCCGTCGCCGGCACCGGCGGGCGCCGGCTGGACCGTCGCCTCGGCGTCGCCGTGGACCGGTTCCGCGCGCGGGCACACCGCTGGGACGTCCAACTCGGGCCACCCCTCGGGTACGGCACCGCGAGCGAGTTCCTCCGGCTGCTCCGCCCGGCGTGGTGGGTGCTGCGCGGCTACCTGGCCGCCATGCTCGTCACGGTAGTCACGACCGGCGACTCGTTCGGCGTACTGCCCGAGCTCAATGGCAGCACGCTGGCCGGCCTGGTGCTGCTCGCCGGCGCCGTGCTCGCCTCGATCTGGCTCGGCCACCACACGCCGGGCCTGACCCGGCCCAAGCGGCGGCTGCTGCACACCGGCACGGCGGTGCTGGTGATCTTCGGGATGGTGGGCCTGGCGGACATGAACGGGCGCGTCGGCTCCGGCGACTTCGGCTACGAGCAGACCTCCATCGACGGGCGCTACGACCACGTCCGGGACGTCTTCGTCTACGACAGCGAGGGCCGGCTGGTGGAGAACGTCCGGCTCTTCGACCAGAACGGCGACCCGATCCGCCTCGGCTACCCGGACTGCCCCGCCGTACGGGACCCGAACGGGCTCGGCAACCCGCTGCTGTCGACCTACCCGTACTGCCCGCAGCAGGCGCCCTTCGTGCCTCGGGCGCCGGTCGGTCCCCTGCCGTCGACGGGCGTGCCGCCGGTGCCGGCGCCCACCGCCTCGGGTGACCCGACCGAGCCCACGTCCACGCCGAGCGGCGCCCCGAGCACGGCGCCCGCGCCGACGCAGGCATCGACCGGCACCCCGTCCCCGGGTCGGACGTGA
- a CDS encoding NAD(P)/FAD-dependent oxidoreductase: MNPKRILVVGAGHVGLYAALRLSKKLSSREAEVVVVDPQPHMTYQPFLPEAAAGNISPRHSVVPLRRELRRCKVVAGAVTRIDHDRKTAVVQPISGPTREIPYDHVVVAPGSVSRTLPIPGLHEHGIGFKTIGEAIYLRNHVLDRLDVAAATPDPAVRRSALTFTFVGGGYAGIEALAEMEDMARDALKYYPELKPEDMRWVLVEATQRVLPEVDRDMGAYTVQQLLKRNMDIRLDTRLESCLDGVVKLSDGDSFRSDTIVWTAGVKPSPMLDATDFPRDERRRVTCLPTLQVVDGDRVVEGAWSAGDCAAVPDLTKEPGNYCSPSAQHAVRQAARMADNIVNVVRGREPVEYKHKHAGSVASLGLHKGVAQVYGIKMTGWPAWFMHRTYHMSRIPSLNRKVRVVVDWTLAFFLKREVVALGQLHDPREEFAEASQPVGAGRR; encoded by the coding sequence GTGAACCCGAAGCGGATCCTTGTGGTGGGTGCCGGGCACGTCGGTCTCTACGCGGCACTGCGCCTGTCGAAGAAGCTCAGCTCCCGTGAGGCTGAGGTCGTCGTGGTGGACCCTCAGCCCCACATGACCTACCAGCCGTTCCTGCCCGAGGCGGCGGCCGGCAACATCTCGCCCCGGCACTCCGTGGTGCCGCTGCGGCGGGAGTTGCGCCGGTGCAAGGTGGTGGCGGGCGCGGTGACGCGGATCGACCACGACCGCAAGACCGCCGTGGTGCAGCCCATCAGCGGCCCCACCCGGGAGATCCCGTACGACCACGTCGTCGTCGCCCCCGGCTCGGTGTCCCGGACGCTGCCGATCCCCGGCCTGCACGAGCACGGCATCGGCTTCAAGACCATCGGCGAGGCCATCTACCTGCGCAACCACGTGCTGGACCGGCTCGACGTGGCCGCCGCCACCCCCGACCCGGCCGTGCGTCGCTCCGCGCTGACCTTCACCTTCGTCGGCGGCGGGTACGCCGGCATCGAGGCGCTCGCCGAGATGGAGGACATGGCCCGGGACGCGCTGAAGTACTACCCGGAGCTGAAGCCGGAGGACATGCGCTGGGTGCTGGTCGAGGCGACCCAGCGGGTGCTGCCCGAGGTGGATCGGGACATGGGCGCCTACACGGTGCAGCAGCTGCTCAAGCGGAACATGGACATCAGGCTGGACACCCGCCTCGAGTCCTGCCTCGACGGGGTCGTGAAGCTCTCCGACGGCGACAGCTTCCGCTCCGACACCATCGTCTGGACGGCCGGCGTGAAGCCGTCGCCGATGCTGGACGCGACGGACTTCCCGCGCGACGAGCGGCGTCGGGTCACGTGCCTGCCGACCCTCCAGGTGGTCGACGGCGACCGGGTGGTCGAGGGCGCGTGGAGCGCCGGTGACTGCGCGGCCGTGCCGGACCTGACCAAGGAGCCCGGCAACTACTGCTCGCCGAGCGCCCAGCACGCCGTCCGTCAGGCCGCCCGGATGGCCGACAACATCGTCAACGTCGTACGCGGCCGGGAGCCGGTGGAGTACAAGCACAAGCACGCCGGCAGCGTCGCGAGCCTCGGCCTGCACAAGGGCGTGGCCCAGGTGTACGGGATCAAGATGACCGGCTGGCCGGCGTGGTTCATGCACCGGACGTACCACATGAGCCGGATCCCGTCGTTGAACCGCAAGGTCCGCGTCGTGGTGGACTGGACCCTGGCGTTCTTCCTCAAGCGGGAGGTGGTCGCCCTGGGGCAGCTGCACGATCCGCGCGAGGAGTTCGCCGAGGCCTCCCAGCCGGTCGGCGCCGGCCGGCGCTGA
- a CDS encoding DUF58 domain-containing protein: MVASPVPPRVESSGPPPATGWVPTGALGRAVLLTGLLLIAGVLLGRVDLVVLAAPFALGTAYALRRRPTALPQVWISGDDGHLVEGGELTATVTVGNPDQLDYDVAVVRSRISPWLRVERATIAGATAASGARSAAVPSVAERPFVTAVPTAAAVDLELTGTALRWGRHPVGPAGARVAVAQGLLVSRAVITEPSRVRVYPKTEPFDAVEAMPRAAGLVGAHHSRRPGEGGELAGVRVFAPGDRLRRIDWRVSLRARQLHVAATLSDRDAEVVVLLDVLAEAGRSGGVSGAASVLDTTVRAAAAIAEHYLHRGDRVSMLEYGPAARRLRPATGRRQYLTVLEWLLEVRAESSPHEPYDQVFGPQVLSADALVVVLTPLLDERSAQMLARLARSGRFVVAVDTLPADLAPPKDRGWAEVAYRLWRLDRDTMIGQLREHGVPVVRWAGAGSLDEVLRDVARLATAPRVGR; encoded by the coding sequence ATGGTCGCGTCCCCCGTGCCGCCCCGGGTCGAGTCGTCGGGGCCGCCGCCCGCGACCGGCTGGGTGCCCACCGGGGCGCTCGGTCGGGCGGTCCTGCTCACCGGGCTCCTGCTGATCGCGGGGGTGCTGCTCGGCCGGGTCGACCTGGTCGTGCTGGCCGCCCCGTTCGCGCTCGGCACCGCGTACGCGCTGCGCCGCCGGCCGACCGCCCTGCCGCAGGTCTGGATCTCCGGCGACGACGGCCACCTGGTCGAGGGCGGCGAACTGACCGCCACGGTCACCGTCGGCAACCCCGACCAGCTCGACTACGACGTGGCGGTGGTGCGCAGCCGGATCTCGCCGTGGCTGCGCGTCGAGCGGGCGACGATCGCCGGGGCCACCGCGGCGTCCGGCGCCCGGTCGGCGGCTGTCCCGTCCGTCGCGGAACGGCCCTTCGTGACCGCCGTACCGACCGCCGCGGCCGTGGACCTTGAGCTGACCGGCACGGCGCTGCGCTGGGGCCGGCACCCCGTCGGCCCGGCGGGTGCCCGGGTCGCCGTCGCGCAGGGCCTGCTGGTCTCCCGCGCCGTGATCACCGAGCCGTCCCGGGTGCGGGTCTACCCGAAGACCGAGCCGTTCGACGCGGTCGAGGCGATGCCCCGGGCCGCCGGCCTGGTCGGCGCGCACCACTCGCGCCGGCCCGGCGAGGGCGGCGAGCTGGCCGGCGTACGGGTCTTCGCCCCCGGGGACCGGCTGCGCCGGATCGATTGGCGGGTCTCGCTGCGCGCCCGGCAGCTGCACGTGGCGGCCACCCTCTCCGACCGCGACGCCGAGGTGGTGGTGCTGCTCGACGTGCTCGCCGAGGCCGGCCGCTCCGGCGGTGTCTCCGGTGCCGCCTCCGTACTGGACACCACCGTGCGGGCCGCCGCCGCCATCGCCGAGCACTACCTGCACCGCGGCGACCGGGTGTCGATGCTCGAGTACGGCCCCGCCGCGCGGCGGCTGCGCCCCGCCACCGGTCGCCGGCAGTACCTCACGGTCCTGGAATGGCTGCTGGAGGTGCGGGCCGAGTCCTCGCCGCACGAGCCGTACGACCAGGTCTTCGGCCCGCAGGTGCTGTCGGCCGACGCGCTGGTGGTGGTCCTCACCCCGCTGCTCGACGAGCGGTCGGCACAGATGCTGGCCCGGCTGGCGCGCTCCGGGCGGTTCGTGGTCGCGGTGGACACCCTGCCGGCGGACCTCGCCCCGCCGAAGGACCGGGGCTGGGCCGAGGTGGCGTACCGGCTGTGGCGGCTGGACCGGGACACGATGATCGGGCAGCTGCGCGAGCACGGGGTGCCCGTGGTGCGTTGGGCCGGCGCGGGCAGCCTCGACGAGGTGCTGCGGGACGTGGCCCGCCTGGCGACCGCCCCGAGGGTGGGCCGGTGA
- a CDS encoding dienelactone hydrolase family protein — protein MGEMVGYRGNGGTSEGYLAIPSGGATSPAVIVIQDWWGLVPHVRAVVDRFAEAGFVALAPDFRHGGPASKPDEPRQMLNSAQMDEAAADIAGAADYLAGRPEVAGKVGCAGFCAGASLALWAATRSERIVATAAFYPRLPWDGMRAEWADYAGKAALIHCSEEDGTSAADGVRTVRGAIETSGGTCQVYDYPGTSHAFFNEDRPENFDQRAAATAWARTLELFRAKLG, from the coding sequence ATGGGCGAGATGGTGGGCTACCGCGGCAACGGGGGGACGAGCGAGGGGTATCTCGCGATACCCTCCGGCGGTGCGACCAGCCCTGCGGTCATCGTCATTCAGGACTGGTGGGGCCTCGTGCCGCACGTCCGGGCGGTGGTCGACCGCTTCGCCGAGGCCGGATTCGTCGCCCTCGCCCCGGACTTCCGCCACGGCGGCCCGGCCAGCAAACCCGACGAACCCCGGCAGATGCTGAACAGCGCGCAGATGGACGAGGCGGCCGCCGACATCGCCGGCGCGGCCGACTACCTCGCCGGGCGGCCCGAGGTCGCCGGCAAGGTAGGCTGCGCGGGCTTCTGCGCCGGGGCGAGCCTGGCCCTCTGGGCGGCCACGCGCTCCGAGCGGATCGTCGCCACCGCCGCCTTCTATCCCCGGCTGCCGTGGGACGGGATGCGCGCCGAGTGGGCCGACTACGCGGGCAAGGCGGCGCTCATCCACTGCTCCGAAGAGGACGGCACCTCCGCCGCCGACGGCGTACGGACCGTCCGCGGCGCCATCGAGACCTCCGGCGGCACCTGCCAGGTCTACGACTACCCCGGCACCTCGCACGCCTTCTTCAACGAGGACCGGCCGGAGAACTTCGACCAGCGCGCCGCCGCCACCGCCTGGGCCCGCACCCTCGAACTGTTCCGGGCCAAGCTTGGCTGA
- a CDS encoding acetyl-CoA C-acetyltransferase yields the protein MPTESSRDAVIVATARSPIGRAHKGSLRDVRPDDLAATIVRAALDKVPQLDPTEIDDLYLGCGLPGGEQGFNMARVVATLMGLDTLPGATLTRYCASSLQTTRMAMHAIRAGEGDVFISAGVETVSRYARGSSDGLPKEAQALVGGGWENPRFAAATERSQARAQGGAPVWTDPREAGELPDIYLTMGQTAENLAQVYDVSRADMDEFGVRSQNLAEKAIADGFWAREITPVTTPDGTVVDTDDGPRAGVTLEAVSGLKPVFRPDGRVTAGNCCPLNDGAAAVVIMSAQRARDLGITPLARIVSTGVTALSPEIMGLGPVEATRQALKRAGMTIDDVDLVEINEAFAAQVIPSYRQLDIPLEKLNVMGGAIAVGHPFGMTGARITGTLLNALDWHDKTIGLETMCVGGGQGMAMVVERLS from the coding sequence ATGCCGACTGAGTCGTCCCGCGACGCCGTCATCGTCGCCACCGCCCGCTCCCCCATCGGCCGGGCGCACAAGGGATCCCTGCGCGACGTCCGCCCGGACGACCTCGCCGCGACCATCGTGCGGGCCGCCCTGGACAAGGTTCCCCAGCTCGACCCGACCGAGATCGACGACCTCTACCTGGGGTGCGGTCTGCCCGGCGGCGAGCAGGGCTTCAACATGGCCCGGGTGGTCGCCACCCTGATGGGCCTGGACACGCTGCCCGGCGCGACGCTCACCCGCTACTGCGCGTCCTCGTTGCAGACGACCCGGATGGCGATGCACGCGATCCGGGCCGGCGAGGGCGACGTGTTCATCTCCGCCGGCGTCGAGACCGTCTCCCGGTACGCCCGCGGCAGCTCCGACGGGCTGCCGAAGGAGGCGCAGGCGCTGGTGGGCGGCGGTTGGGAGAACCCGCGCTTCGCCGCCGCCACCGAGCGTTCCCAGGCCCGCGCCCAGGGTGGGGCCCCCGTCTGGACCGACCCGCGCGAGGCCGGCGAGCTGCCGGACATCTACCTGACCATGGGTCAGACCGCCGAGAACCTGGCCCAGGTGTACGACGTGAGCCGCGCCGACATGGACGAGTTCGGCGTACGCAGCCAGAACCTCGCCGAGAAGGCGATCGCCGACGGCTTCTGGGCCCGGGAGATCACCCCGGTCACCACGCCGGACGGCACGGTGGTCGACACCGACGACGGCCCGCGCGCCGGGGTCACCCTGGAGGCGGTGTCCGGGCTGAAGCCGGTGTTCCGCCCCGACGGCCGCGTCACCGCCGGCAACTGCTGCCCGCTCAACGACGGCGCCGCCGCCGTGGTGATCATGAGCGCCCAGCGGGCCCGGGACCTCGGGATCACGCCGCTGGCCCGGATCGTCTCCACCGGCGTGACCGCCCTCTCGCCGGAGATCATGGGCCTCGGCCCGGTCGAGGCCACCCGGCAGGCGCTCAAGCGGGCCGGCATGACCATCGACGACGTCGACCTGGTGGAGATCAACGAGGCGTTCGCGGCGCAGGTGATCCCCTCCTACCGCCAGCTCGACATCCCGCTGGAGAAGCTGAACGTCATGGGCGGCGCGATCGCCGTCGGCCACCCGTTCGGCATGACCGGCGCCCGCATCACCGGCACTCTGCTCAACGCCCTGGACTGGCACGACAAGACGATCGGCCTGGAGACCATGTGCGTCGGCGGCGGCCAGGGCATGGCCATGGTCGTCGAGCGCCTGAGCTGA
- a CDS encoding DUF4129 domain-containing protein has protein sequence MQISVLRRWWPVAAVVLLLAVAALSSAHSSIGASRIPPATDSIPYVPEYPTAAPDPSIPVEPRDTAETTGARIPGWLVTAVVGLLGLALLGAFGYLTWTLVRGAMRRTTRALPGRRPRRTPEGTAREVAAALDAGLEELDDRATDPRTAVIACWVRLEEAAAGAGVPRLAGDTPTDLVSRLLRGDPSAGVPAIVSADVLAEFAHVYRKARYATREVDEHTRDQARAALRRLRGELAAVVADADAEVPA, from the coding sequence ATGCAGATCAGCGTCCTGCGCAGGTGGTGGCCGGTCGCGGCGGTGGTGCTCCTGCTGGCCGTCGCCGCGCTGTCGTCCGCCCACTCGTCGATCGGCGCGAGCCGGATCCCGCCCGCCACCGACAGCATCCCGTACGTCCCGGAATATCCGACCGCCGCGCCGGACCCCTCGATCCCCGTCGAGCCGCGCGACACCGCCGAAACCACCGGGGCGCGGATCCCGGGGTGGCTCGTCACCGCCGTCGTCGGGCTGCTCGGGCTGGCGCTGCTCGGCGCGTTCGGCTACCTCACCTGGACGCTGGTCCGGGGCGCGATGCGGCGCACCACCCGGGCGTTGCCGGGCCGCCGGCCCCGGCGTACGCCCGAGGGCACCGCCCGCGAGGTGGCCGCCGCCCTCGACGCCGGCCTGGAGGAGTTGGACGACCGGGCCACCGACCCCCGTACGGCGGTGATCGCCTGCTGGGTCCGCCTGGAGGAGGCCGCCGCCGGGGCCGGCGTGCCCCGGCTGGCTGGCGACACCCCGACCGACCTGGTCAGCCGCCTGCTGCGGGGCGACCCGTCGGCGGGCGTCCCCGCGATCGTCAGCGCCGACGTGCTGGCCGAGTTCGCACACGTCTACCGCAAGGCCCGGTACGCCACCCGGGAGGTCGACGAGCACACCCGCGACCAGGCCCGGGCCGCGCTGCGCCGGCTGCGCGGCGAGCTCGCCGCCGTGGTGGCCGACGCCGACGCCGAGGTGCCCGCGTGA